One region of Mycolicibacterium insubricum genomic DNA includes:
- a CDS encoding MATE family efflux transporter: MAEPASTREIARLAFPALGVLAAEPLYLLFDTAVVGRLGALALAGLAIGALFLGLVSSQGTFLSYGTTARSARHFGAGDRRAAVREGVTASWLAVALGVAIVAVVQIAAVPLTMAIAGSADIADAALGWLRIAIGGAPAILLSLAGNGWMRGVQDTRRPLHYVIAGFAVSAVLCPLLVYGLFGLPRLGLDGSAVANLVGQWLAALLFVRALVGERVPLAPDPGLLRAQLVMGRDLLARSLAFQACFVSAAAVAARFGAAAVAAHQVVLQLWSFLALVLDSLAIAAQSLVGAALGAGQPRAARSVAARVTVFSTVAATVLAALFATGSRVLPTLFTDDPAVLAAIGVPWWFLVAQLPIAGAVFALDGVLLGAGDATYMRNATLVSALVGFLPPIWLSLRFGWGLAGIWAGLSTFLVLRLVFVGARALSDRWTRTGVA, from the coding sequence TTGGCTGAGCCCGCTTCGACCAGGGAGATCGCCCGGCTGGCCTTCCCCGCGCTCGGGGTGCTCGCGGCTGAGCCGCTCTATCTGCTGTTCGACACCGCGGTGGTGGGGCGCCTGGGCGCCCTGGCGCTAGCGGGCCTGGCCATCGGCGCGCTGTTCCTGGGTCTGGTCTCCTCCCAGGGCACCTTCCTGTCCTACGGGACGACAGCGCGGTCGGCCCGGCATTTCGGCGCCGGCGACCGCCGCGCGGCGGTGCGCGAAGGAGTGACTGCCAGCTGGCTGGCCGTGGCCCTCGGGGTGGCGATCGTGGCCGTCGTGCAGATCGCGGCGGTGCCGCTGACCATGGCGATCGCCGGGTCGGCCGACATCGCCGACGCCGCGCTGGGCTGGCTGCGGATTGCCATCGGTGGAGCCCCGGCGATCCTGCTGTCGCTGGCCGGTAACGGCTGGATGCGCGGCGTGCAGGACACCCGCCGGCCGCTGCACTACGTCATCGCCGGCTTCGCCGTGTCCGCCGTGCTGTGCCCGCTGCTGGTGTACGGGTTGTTCGGGCTGCCGCGGCTGGGCCTGGACGGATCGGCCGTGGCGAACCTCGTCGGCCAGTGGTTGGCGGCGCTGCTGTTCGTGCGGGCGCTGGTCGGCGAACGGGTGCCGCTCGCTCCGGATCCGGGGCTGCTACGCGCCCAACTGGTGATGGGTCGCGACCTGCTGGCCCGGTCGCTGGCGTTCCAGGCGTGCTTTGTGTCCGCGGCTGCGGTGGCCGCCCGGTTCGGGGCCGCCGCGGTCGCCGCGCACCAGGTGGTGCTGCAGCTGTGGTCGTTCCTCGCGCTGGTGCTCGACTCGCTGGCGATCGCCGCGCAGTCTCTGGTCGGCGCGGCGCTGGGCGCCGGGCAGCCGCGGGCCGCCCGGTCGGTGGCGGCTCGGGTGACGGTGTTCTCCACGGTGGCCGCCACCGTGCTGGCGGCGCTGTTCGCCACCGGGTCCCGGGTACTTCCCACACTGTTCACCGACGACCCCGCCGTGCTGGCTGCGATCGGTGTCCCGTGGTGGTTCCTGGTCGCGCAACTGCCGATCGCCGGTGCGGTGTTCGCCCTCGACGGGGTGCTGCTGGGTGCCGGGGACGCGACTTACATGCGTAACGCGACGCTGGTCAGCGCCCTGGTCGGGTTCCTGCCGCCGATCTGGCTGTCACTGCGCTTCGGCTGGGGCCTGGCCGGCATCTGGGCAGGGTTGTCGACGTTCCTGGTGCTGCGGCTGGTGTTCGTCGGGGCCCGAGCCCTCTCGGATCGGTGGACGCGGACCGGCGTGGCGTAG
- a CDS encoding flavin-containing monooxygenase gives MSAEVEGDRTQVLVIGAGFAGLYALHRLRELGISAQVLEKAENVGGTWLFNRYPGARCDIESIEYSYSFSDEIQQEWVWTENMPAQPEIEAYLNFVADRLDLRRDIRFGTDVVAMTFDEDGAVWHLDSADGQRFSAQYVIAASGILSVPLEPQIPGMDTFGGDSLFTARWPRDGYPLAGKRVGVVGTGSTGVQTIPVIAREAGHLFVLQRSGAYTLPWEVRAFADGELDELKANYPEIRAAQRAHPVGAARLSAFALLLDMLTRPPITSATEEDKQRAIAEHGVFGALNWGDVFFDMEANDMARRLYGEAIARIVEDPETAAALVPSHPFACKRPIIDQGYYETFNRDNVTLVDLRRDPIRTVTPTGIDTEHNSYALDVIVYATGFDAMTGALTRIDVRGRDGVPLRDVWAQRGPGAYLGIAVAGFPNLFIVQAPGSPSAATNYVAAMEQHIEWITDCIDHLRRNGNRTIEACPDAQDAWIAHTEELVAPTVLVHPSCNSWYNGANVPGKKRRYLGYVGGIPEYRRRCDEVAAAGYAGFTLG, from the coding sequence ATGAGTGCAGAGGTCGAGGGTGACCGGACCCAGGTTCTGGTCATCGGCGCCGGGTTCGCCGGGCTGTATGCGCTGCACCGGCTGAGGGAACTTGGCATCTCGGCGCAGGTGCTGGAGAAGGCGGAAAATGTCGGCGGGACCTGGCTTTTCAACCGCTATCCGGGGGCGCGCTGTGACATCGAGAGCATCGAGTATTCCTACAGCTTCTCCGACGAGATCCAGCAGGAGTGGGTCTGGACGGAGAACATGCCCGCCCAACCGGAGATCGAGGCGTACCTGAACTTCGTCGCCGACCGCCTCGACCTGCGCCGCGACATCCGCTTCGGTACCGACGTCGTCGCGATGACATTCGACGAGGACGGTGCCGTCTGGCACCTGGATAGCGCCGACGGGCAGCGGTTCAGCGCGCAGTACGTCATCGCAGCCTCCGGCATCCTGTCGGTGCCACTGGAACCGCAGATCCCCGGAATGGACACTTTCGGCGGTGACTCACTGTTCACCGCCCGGTGGCCGCGCGACGGCTACCCGCTGGCCGGCAAGCGCGTCGGCGTCGTCGGAACCGGTTCTACCGGTGTGCAGACCATCCCGGTGATCGCCCGGGAAGCCGGTCACCTCTTCGTCCTCCAGCGCTCCGGCGCCTACACGCTGCCGTGGGAGGTGCGCGCCTTCGCCGACGGTGAGCTCGACGAGCTCAAGGCAAACTACCCCGAGATCCGCGCGGCCCAGCGGGCTCACCCGGTCGGCGCGGCGCGACTGAGCGCCTTCGCCCTGCTGCTGGACATGCTCACCCGCCCACCGATCACCTCGGCGACCGAGGAAGACAAGCAGCGCGCGATCGCCGAGCACGGCGTCTTCGGAGCGCTGAACTGGGGCGACGTGTTCTTCGACATGGAAGCCAACGACATGGCCCGGCGGCTGTACGGGGAGGCCATCGCCCGCATCGTCGAGGACCCGGAAACTGCTGCCGCACTAGTGCCCAGCCACCCGTTCGCCTGCAAGCGACCCATCATCGACCAGGGCTACTACGAAACCTTCAACCGCGACAACGTCACATTGGTTGACCTGCGTCGGGACCCGATCCGCACCGTCACCCCGACAGGTATCGACACCGAGCACAACAGCTATGCGCTGGACGTCATCGTCTACGCGACCGGGTTCGACGCGATGACCGGCGCACTGACCCGCATCGACGTCCGCGGGCGCGATGGGGTACCGCTGCGCGACGTGTGGGCGCAGCGGGGCCCGGGCGCATACCTGGGCATCGCGGTGGCCGGCTTCCCGAACCTGTTCATCGTCCAGGCGCCGGGAAGCCCCTCGGCGGCAACCAATTACGTCGCGGCGATGGAACAGCACATCGAATGGATCACCGACTGCATCGACCACCTCCGGAGAAACGGCAATCGCACCATCGAGGCGTGCCCCGACGCCCAGGACGCCTGGATCGCGCACACCGAGGAACTGGTCGCCCCGACGGTCCTGGTGCATCCCAGTTGCAACTCCTGGTACAACGGCGCCAACGTGCCCGGGAAGAAGCGGCGATACCTGGGCTATGTCGGCGGAATCCCGGAGTACCGGCGCCGCTGCGACGAGGTCGCCGCCGCCGGCTACGCCGGATTCACCCTCGGGTAG
- a CDS encoding enoyl-CoA hydratase, with amino-acid sequence MTTEPVLLIDTTDRIATLTLNRPKSRNALSSELRDTFFASLATADADPDVDVIIVTGADPVFCAGVDLKELGNSDALPDLSPKWPDISTPVIGAINGAAVTGGLELALYCDILIASENARFADTHARVGLLPSWGLSVRLPQKVGVGMARRMSMTGDYLSAADALRAGLVTEVVPHERLLDAARAVATSIVGNNQDAVRALLGTYHRIDTAQTGASLWIEAEAARDWALRTTGASIEANRAAVLERGRSQVK; translated from the coding sequence ATGACCACCGAGCCCGTCCTGCTGATCGACACCACCGACCGGATCGCCACCCTGACGCTGAACCGGCCGAAGTCCCGCAACGCCCTGTCCAGCGAACTGCGCGACACCTTCTTCGCCTCCCTCGCCACCGCCGACGCCGACCCGGACGTCGACGTCATCATCGTCACCGGCGCCGACCCGGTGTTCTGCGCGGGTGTCGACCTCAAGGAGCTCGGCAACTCCGACGCGCTGCCCGACCTGTCGCCGAAGTGGCCGGACATCAGCACCCCGGTGATCGGTGCCATCAACGGCGCCGCGGTCACCGGCGGACTGGAACTGGCGCTGTACTGCGACATTCTGATCGCCTCGGAGAACGCCCGGTTCGCCGATACCCACGCCCGGGTGGGGCTGCTGCCTAGCTGGGGGCTCAGTGTCCGGCTGCCACAGAAGGTCGGCGTCGGGATGGCCCGGCGGATGAGCATGACCGGCGACTACCTGTCGGCCGCCGACGCGCTGCGCGCCGGACTGGTTACCGAGGTGGTGCCGCACGAGCGGCTGCTCGACGCCGCCCGCGCGGTGGCCACCTCCATCGTCGGCAACAACCAGGATGCGGTGCGCGCCCTGCTGGGCACCTACCACCGCATCGACACCGCCCAGACCGGCGCCAGCCTTTGGATCGAGGCTGAGGCAGCCCGCGACTGGGCGCTGCGCACCACCGGCGCCAGCATCGAGGCCAACCGCGCCGCCGTGCTGGAGCGCGGCCGCAGCCAGGTGAAATAG
- a CDS encoding DEAD/DEAH box helicase: MTGPAPLVTDPGDLSPLRAHGDDPDALFERFAARAQAGGTALYPAQQEALIELVSGANVVLATPTGSGKSLVATGAVYAALAGGRRSYYTAPIKALVSEKFFALCEVFGAVNVGMLTGDAAVNAGAPIIACTAEVLANIALREGGRNDAPAPLIVMDEFHFYGDPDRGWAWQVPLLTLPGAQFLLMSATLGDVTNLRADLTRRTGRPTALVANAQRPVPLYFSYATTPMQETITELLETDRAPIYIVHFTQASALERAQALTSVNVCTREQKSAIAELIGGFSFSTAFGSTLSRLVRHGIGVHHAGMLPKYRRLVEQLAQAGLLKVICGTDTLGVGINVPIRTVVFSALSKYDGTRTRLLNAREFHQIAGRAGRAGFDTAGTVVVQAPEHEIANLKQFAKVADDPRKRRKLVRRKAPEGMVPWGEPTLRRLESAEPEALTSNMRVTTAMMLNVAARSGAATSTSDAAAEMRSLLTDNHEPRKRQLRLIRDAVGIARSLLQAGVLQRVAEPGTDVVRYRLTGDLPRDFALNQPLSTFALAAVDLLDPDSETYAVDVVSVIEATLEDPRPILAAQLKRARGELLAELKADGVDYDERIELLDEVTYPKPLDELLQHAFGLYLRSNPWAAGAGLSPKSVVREMWERAMTFRELVGEYGLTRSEGTVLRYLSDAVRALRSSVPAAARTEELTDIVEWLGELVRQVDSSLLDEWEQITAGDGPLPTSAVPVPPRPLTANQRAFTAMVRNALFHRVQLFARERWDELAALDAGWTAARWAQVGDDYFAEHDAVGTGADARGPALLIIDRGATAWRVRQILDDPAGDRDWGFDVEVDLAASDAAGTPVLTLRGAGRMDQF; the protein is encoded by the coding sequence GTGACGGGTCCGGCGCCGCTGGTCACCGATCCCGGCGACCTCTCGCCGCTGCGGGCACACGGCGACGACCCGGACGCACTCTTCGAACGGTTCGCGGCACGGGCCCAGGCCGGCGGGACCGCGCTGTACCCGGCGCAGCAGGAGGCGCTGATCGAACTGGTCAGCGGCGCCAATGTCGTCCTGGCCACGCCCACCGGATCGGGGAAGTCGCTGGTGGCCACCGGCGCGGTCTACGCCGCGCTGGCCGGGGGCCGGCGCAGCTACTACACCGCCCCGATCAAAGCGCTGGTCAGCGAGAAGTTCTTCGCCCTGTGCGAGGTGTTCGGCGCGGTCAACGTCGGCATGCTCACCGGCGACGCGGCCGTCAACGCAGGCGCCCCCATCATCGCCTGCACGGCCGAGGTGCTCGCCAATATCGCGCTGCGCGAGGGCGGCCGGAACGATGCGCCCGCGCCGCTGATCGTCATGGACGAGTTCCACTTCTACGGCGACCCGGACCGGGGCTGGGCGTGGCAGGTGCCGCTGCTGACACTGCCCGGCGCCCAGTTCCTGCTGATGTCGGCGACGCTGGGCGACGTGACAAACCTGCGCGCGGACCTGACCCGGCGCACCGGGCGGCCCACCGCGCTGGTGGCCAATGCGCAACGCCCGGTACCGCTGTATTTCTCCTACGCCACCACGCCGATGCAGGAGACCATCACCGAGCTGCTGGAGACCGACCGGGCCCCGATCTACATCGTGCATTTCACCCAGGCATCGGCACTGGAGCGCGCCCAGGCGCTGACGAGCGTGAATGTCTGCACCCGGGAACAGAAGTCGGCGATCGCCGAGCTGATCGGTGGGTTCAGCTTCAGCACGGCGTTCGGGTCGACGCTGTCGCGGCTGGTCCGCCACGGCATCGGGGTGCACCACGCCGGCATGCTGCCCAAGTACCGGCGCCTCGTCGAACAGCTCGCCCAGGCCGGACTGCTGAAGGTCATCTGCGGCACCGACACGCTCGGCGTCGGGATCAACGTGCCGATCCGCACGGTCGTGTTCTCGGCGCTGTCGAAGTACGACGGCACCCGCACCCGGCTGCTCAACGCGCGCGAGTTCCACCAGATCGCCGGGCGGGCCGGACGCGCCGGCTTCGATACTGCGGGCACCGTCGTCGTACAGGCGCCCGAGCACGAGATCGCCAACCTCAAACAGTTCGCCAAGGTCGCCGACGATCCGCGCAAGCGCCGGAAGCTGGTGCGGCGCAAGGCCCCCGAGGGCATGGTCCCCTGGGGTGAACCGACGCTGCGACGGCTGGAATCCGCCGAACCCGAGGCCCTGACCAGCAATATGCGGGTGACGACGGCGATGATGCTCAATGTCGCGGCCCGCTCCGGTGCGGCGACGAGCACGTCGGACGCGGCCGCGGAGATGCGTTCGCTGCTCACCGACAACCACGAGCCACGCAAACGGCAGTTGCGGCTGATCCGCGATGCCGTGGGGATCGCTCGATCGCTGCTGCAGGCCGGCGTGCTGCAGCGGGTGGCCGAACCCGGGACCGACGTCGTGCGCTACCGGCTGACCGGTGACCTGCCGCGGGATTTCGCGCTGAACCAGCCGCTGTCCACGTTCGCCCTGGCGGCCGTCGACCTGCTGGATCCCGATTCGGAAACCTATGCGGTGGATGTGGTTTCGGTGATCGAGGCGACGCTGGAGGATCCGCGACCGATCCTGGCCGCCCAGTTGAAGCGGGCGCGCGGCGAGCTGCTGGCCGAGCTCAAGGCCGACGGCGTCGACTACGACGAACGCATCGAGCTGCTCGACGAGGTGACCTACCCCAAGCCGCTCGACGAGCTGCTGCAGCATGCCTTCGGGCTGTACCTGCGCAGCAACCCGTGGGCCGCCGGGGCCGGCCTGTCACCCAAGTCGGTGGTGCGGGAGATGTGGGAGCGTGCGATGACGTTCCGGGAACTGGTCGGCGAGTACGGGCTGACCCGCTCCGAGGGTACGGTGCTGCGCTACCTGTCCGACGCGGTCCGGGCGCTGCGCTCGTCGGTCCCCGCCGCCGCCCGCACCGAGGAGCTGACCGACATCGTCGAGTGGCTCGGGGAGCTTGTGCGCCAGGTGGATTCGAGCCTGCTCGACGAGTGGGAACAGATCACCGCCGGCGACGGCCCGCTGCCGACGTCCGCCGTGCCGGTCCCACCGAGGCCGCTGACCGCCAACCAGCGGGCGTTCACCGCGATGGTCCGCAACGCGTTGTTCCACCGGGTGCAGTTGTTCGCCCGGGAACGCTGGGACGAACTGGCCGCCCTCGACGCCGGCTGGACCGCGGCGCGCTGGGCACAGGTCGGCGACGACTATTTCGCCGAGCACGACGCGGTGGGCACCGGCGCCGATGCCCGCGGGCCGGCGCTGCTGATCATCGACCGCGGCGCCACCGCGTGGCGGGTGCGCCAGATCCTCGATGATCCGGCCGGGGACCGGGACTGGGGCTTCGACGTCGAGGTGGACCTGGCGGCCTCCGATGCCGCCGGAACGCCGGTGCTCACGCTGCGGGGCGCCGGCCGGATGGACCAATTCTGA
- a CDS encoding CocE/NonD family hydrolase: protein MPPLPQFAHRALSRVADLPPPTHRYRVRRGVPIPMRDGVELLADHYEPIGKPVGTLLVRSPYGRGFPLAQLYGTPYAARGHHVILQSVRGTFGSGGEFSPAVNEADDGLDTAAWLREQPWYTGSFGTIGPSYLAHTQFAMLEDPPEDLAAAVTIVGVHDLADATWGTGAFTVNDFLGWSHGLVHQEEPGWMRAAIRNLRQYSEVRRAVSEVPLGRSGRDLLGDGAPWWEPWTGNADLDDPFWAPYRRDGGLDRAEVPILVVGGWQDIFLDQTLEQYRRLRDRGADVALTVGPWTHTHTMTRAAPAVLRESLDWFGRHLGGHDVAPRPRTRIFVTGGGGWRELADWPPADAGEAVLYLEPGELRAEPGPDAAVSSQFTYDPADPTPTVGGRLLSPDSGRRRDDALATRDDVLVFNGPELTADVEVHGAPVVELDHRSDNPYFDVFVRISEVDGRGRSTNISDGYRRFVRDADDPAPIRLALDEIAHRFTAGNRIRLLIAGGSHPRYARNLGTGEHPRDGVRMVPSTQTIGHGGASRLLLPIHRP from the coding sequence GTGCCCCCGCTGCCCCAGTTCGCCCACCGGGCGCTGAGCCGCGTCGCCGATCTACCACCCCCCACCCACCGCTATCGGGTGCGCCGCGGCGTGCCGATCCCGATGCGCGACGGCGTCGAACTGCTCGCCGACCACTATGAGCCGATCGGGAAACCGGTCGGCACCCTGTTGGTGCGCAGCCCGTACGGCCGCGGGTTCCCACTCGCACAGCTGTACGGGACGCCGTACGCCGCGCGCGGTCACCACGTGATCCTGCAGAGCGTGCGGGGCACGTTCGGTTCCGGCGGTGAATTCTCCCCGGCGGTCAACGAGGCCGACGACGGCCTGGACACCGCGGCTTGGCTGCGTGAACAACCTTGGTACACGGGATCTTTCGGCACCATCGGCCCGTCGTATCTGGCACACACCCAGTTCGCGATGCTGGAGGATCCGCCCGAGGATCTGGCCGCGGCGGTGACCATCGTCGGGGTGCACGACCTGGCCGATGCGACCTGGGGCACCGGCGCGTTCACCGTCAACGATTTCCTGGGCTGGAGTCACGGGCTGGTCCACCAGGAGGAACCCGGGTGGATGCGCGCCGCCATCCGCAACCTGCGCCAGTATTCGGAGGTGCGCCGCGCGGTTTCCGAGGTGCCGCTCGGCCGCTCCGGCCGGGATCTGCTCGGCGACGGTGCGCCGTGGTGGGAACCGTGGACCGGCAACGCCGACCTCGACGACCCGTTTTGGGCGCCGTACCGCCGCGACGGCGGCCTGGACCGCGCCGAGGTGCCGATCCTGGTGGTGGGCGGCTGGCAGGACATCTTTCTGGACCAGACGTTGGAGCAGTACCGGCGGCTGCGTGACCGCGGCGCCGACGTGGCCCTGACGGTCGGCCCGTGGACGCACACCCACACCATGACCCGCGCCGCGCCGGCCGTGCTGCGCGAATCCCTGGACTGGTTCGGCCGGCACCTGGGCGGACACGACGTCGCACCCCGGCCGCGCACCCGGATCTTCGTCACCGGCGGCGGGGGCTGGCGCGAGCTGGCGGACTGGCCGCCGGCCGACGCGGGTGAGGCGGTTCTCTATCTGGAGCCGGGCGAATTGCGCGCCGAACCCGGCCCGGACGCAGCGGTGAGCTCGCAGTTCACCTACGACCCGGCCGATCCGACGCCGACCGTGGGTGGTCGGCTGCTGTCGCCGGACAGCGGCCGCCGCCGCGACGACGCGCTGGCCACCCGTGACGACGTGCTGGTTTTCAACGGTCCGGAGCTGACCGCCGATGTGGAGGTGCACGGCGCACCCGTCGTGGAGCTGGACCACCGCTCCGACAACCCGTACTTCGACGTGTTCGTCCGGATCAGCGAGGTCGACGGGCGCGGGCGGTCCACCAACATCAGCGACGGTTACCGGCGATTCGTCCGGGATGCGGACGATCCCGCGCCGATCCGGCTGGCCCTGGACGAGATCGCGCACCGGTTCACCGCGGGCAACCGGATCCGGCTGTTGATCGCCGGTGGTTCCCACCCGCGGTACGCCCGCAATCTGGGTACCGGCGAACATCCCCGCGACGGGGTCCGGATGGTGCCGTCCACCCAGACCATCGGCCACGGCGGGGCCTCCCGGCTGCTGTTGCCGATTCACCGCCCGTGA
- a CDS encoding DUF3558 domain-containing protein: MVARLRLWAALTAVVAAAVLTAGTGGSRDGVSAAAFGNVERTWAAPIELRNTDVPLSTTRRPVLNLTDPDPFDPCRDIPLDVTDSIGLGFTPPEPQNGLRCQYDAGNYQMAVEAFVWRTYEQTLPKDAVETTINGHRAATYWVMKPTDWNNRWWFSCMIAYKTSYGVIQQSLFYSPIHSPDAPECMTENMMRAQQLSPYYKF, from the coding sequence ATGGTTGCCAGGCTGCGGTTATGGGCCGCATTGACCGCGGTCGTCGCCGCCGCCGTGCTGACCGCCGGCACCGGCGGATCGCGCGACGGGGTCTCGGCGGCCGCGTTCGGGAACGTCGAGCGGACCTGGGCCGCCCCGATCGAGCTGCGCAACACCGACGTGCCGCTGAGCACCACCCGGCGGCCGGTGCTCAACCTGACCGACCCCGATCCGTTCGACCCGTGCCGCGACATCCCGCTCGACGTCACCGATTCGATCGGCCTGGGCTTCACGCCGCCGGAACCGCAGAACGGCCTGCGCTGCCAGTACGACGCCGGCAACTACCAGATGGCGGTGGAGGCGTTCGTCTGGCGCACCTATGAGCAGACGCTGCCCAAGGACGCCGTCGAGACCACCATCAACGGCCACCGCGCGGCCACCTACTGGGTGATGAAGCCCACCGACTGGAACAACCGGTGGTGGTTCTCCTGCATGATCGCCTACAAGACCAGCTACGGCGTCATCCAGCAGTCGCTGTTCTACTCCCCCATCCACTCCCCGGACGCCCCGGAGTGCATGACCGAGAACATGATGCGCGCCCAGCAGCTGTCCCCCTACTACAAGTTCTGA
- a CDS encoding metallophosphoesterase family protein → MASGQAPGRSRPTLWAISDLHTGHTGNKPVAESLYPSTPDDWLIVAGDVAERTDDIRWSLDLLRKRFAKVIWVPGNHELWTTGKDPVQVFGRSRYDYLVQMCDEMGVITPEHPFPVWTEEGGPATIVPMFLLYDYTFLPAGANSKAEGLGIAKERNVVATDEFLLSSEPYATKDAWCRDRLEHTRKRLEDLDWMTPTVLVNHFPMVREPCDVLFFPEFSLWCGTTATADWHTRYNAICSVYGHLHIPRTTWYDDVRFEEVSVGYPREWHRRKPYRWLRQILPDPQYAPGYLNEFGGHFTITPEMREQSEKVRQRIMSRRG, encoded by the coding sequence GTGGCGAGCGGACAGGCACCGGGACGATCCCGGCCCACCCTGTGGGCGATCAGCGACCTGCACACCGGGCACACGGGCAACAAGCCGGTGGCCGAATCGCTGTACCCGTCGACTCCCGACGACTGGCTGATCGTCGCCGGTGACGTCGCCGAACGCACCGACGACATCCGCTGGTCCCTGGACCTGCTGCGCAAGCGGTTCGCCAAGGTGATCTGGGTACCCGGCAACCACGAACTGTGGACCACCGGCAAGGACCCGGTTCAGGTGTTCGGCCGGTCCCGCTACGACTACCTGGTGCAGATGTGCGACGAGATGGGCGTCATCACCCCCGAGCACCCGTTCCCGGTGTGGACCGAGGAAGGTGGCCCGGCCACCATCGTGCCGATGTTTCTGCTCTACGACTACACATTCCTGCCGGCCGGGGCGAACAGCAAGGCCGAGGGTCTGGGCATCGCCAAGGAACGCAATGTGGTGGCCACCGACGAGTTCCTGCTGTCCTCGGAGCCCTACGCCACCAAGGACGCCTGGTGCCGGGATCGGCTGGAGCACACCCGCAAACGCCTCGAAGACCTGGACTGGATGACCCCGACGGTTCTGGTAAACCACTTCCCGATGGTGCGCGAACCCTGCGACGTGCTGTTCTTCCCGGAGTTCTCCCTGTGGTGCGGCACCACCGCCACAGCCGACTGGCACACCCGCTACAACGCGATCTGCTCGGTTTACGGGCACCTGCACATCCCGCGCACCACCTGGTACGACGACGTGCGCTTCGAGGAGGTGTCGGTCGGTTATCCGCGGGAATGGCACCGCCGCAAGCCCTATCGCTGGCTCCGTCAGATCCTGCCCGACCCGCAGTACGCACCGGGCTATCTCAACGAGTTCGGCGGGCATTTCACCATCACCCCCGAGATGCGGGAACAGTCGGAGAAGGTGCGTCAACGGATCATGAGCCGGCGCGGATGA
- the pptT gene encoding 4'-phosphopantetheinyl transferase PptT — translation MSTLISALVPETVAGAELYDDPPGLAPLAAEEPLIARSVAKRRNEFVTVRHCARLALADLGVAPVPILKGEKGEPRWPAGIVGSITHTEGYRGAAVARSATVRSIGIDAEPHDVLPDGVLDAISLDAERDELAALPSGLHWDRILFCAKEATYKAWYPLTHRWLGFEDAHITFAVDELDGASASGRFSSRILIDPAAESGPPLTQLAGRWSVAAGLALTAIVL, via the coding sequence ATGAGCACGCTGATCTCCGCGCTGGTGCCCGAAACCGTCGCCGGCGCCGAACTGTACGACGACCCGCCGGGCCTGGCGCCGCTGGCAGCCGAAGAACCATTGATTGCCCGCTCGGTGGCCAAGCGCCGCAATGAATTCGTCACCGTGCGGCACTGCGCCCGGTTGGCGCTGGCCGATCTCGGGGTTGCGCCGGTGCCGATCCTCAAGGGGGAGAAGGGCGAACCGCGCTGGCCGGCCGGCATCGTCGGTTCCATCACCCACACCGAGGGCTACCGCGGTGCGGCAGTGGCCCGCAGCGCCACCGTGCGCTCGATCGGCATCGACGCCGAACCGCACGACGTGCTGCCTGACGGGGTGCTCGACGCGATCAGTCTCGACGCCGAACGCGATGAGCTCGCCGCCCTGCCGTCCGGTCTGCACTGGGACCGAATCCTGTTCTGTGCCAAGGAAGCGACGTACAAGGCGTGGTATCCGCTGACGCATCGGTGGCTGGGCTTCGAGGACGCCCACATCACCTTCGCGGTCGACGAGCTGGACGGCGCGTCGGCGTCGGGCCGCTTCTCCTCCCGCATCCTGATCGACCCGGCCGCCGAGTCCGGTCCGCCGCTGACCCAGCTGGCCGGCCGGTGGTCGGTGGCCGCGGGTCTGGCGCTGACGGCGATCGTCCTGTGA